The bacterium DNA window TACATCTGCGCCGGGATGCCGCCGGAGCGCGCGCAGGCCCTCGAGCGCGAGGACGTGCCCCTGGACGAAAAGTGGAGCATCCTGGCGCCGTATCTGGACCTGGTGCGCGACAACGCCGTGGCGCGGCCGCCGTTTGAGGCGCTCAGGCACTACTTTGGCGAGGACGACCTGACGGCCGACAACTTCGCGCGGCTGACAGAGAAGATGCGCGCCCACAACCAGCCGGGCCTGTTCGAGCGCTGCCTGCGGGAGGACTGCGGCATTGTGGCCGTGCTCAACCAGAACCGCACCATGTGGCGGACCGACCTGTTCCGGCCGATCCTGTTCGAGACGCGCTTCATCGGCGGGCCCAACCGGGAGGGCTACCAGGCCGTGATGACCGAGGCCGCCGACCCCGACCGCTGGGCGCTGTGTGATGATGCCCTGGGCGGCGTGGACGATGCCCTGTTGCTGCCCCCCACCCTCAACGGCCTCCTCGAGGCCATGGAGGCCCTCCTGGAGCGCCGCCGCGAGGAGGGCATGATCGGCGTCAAGAGCATCGGCCTCGCCCATGTGCCCGTCGAGCAGACACAGGCCCTGGCCGCCTACCAGCACCTGCGCGCCGGGCACGCCGACGGCGACGACCTGGCGGCGCTGCAAAGCTACCTGCGCGACCGAATGTGGGAGGCCTGTGGGCGGCTGGGCCTCGTGGCGGTGATCCACACCGGCGTCTGGGCGGGCAACTATGCCGACCCCACGACCATCCGCCCCACGAACGTCCTGCCCATGGCCCTGGCGCACCGGGACACGCGCTTCGACCTGTTCCACGCCGGGACGCCCTCGCCCGCCGACGCGGGGATGGTGGCGCGGGCCACCCACAATGTCTGGCTGAACCTGTGCTGGAGCCACCTCATCTCCCCGCTGCTGTACGGGCAGGCCCTGGACCTGTGGCTCGACTTCGT harbors:
- a CDS encoding amidohydrolase codes for the protein MDELAAALSDQLRALPVVDAHEHLHAEEKRVARRVDVFLLFYQYLAAQYICAGMPPERAQALEREDVPLDEKWSILAPYLDLVRDNAVARPPFEALRHYFGEDDLTADNFARLTEKMRAHNQPGLFERCLREDCGIVAVLNQNRTMWRTDLFRPILFETRFIGGPNREGYQAVMTEAADPDRWALCDDALGGVDDALLLPPTLNGLLEAMEALLERRREEGMIGVKSIGLAHVPVEQTQALAAYQHLRAGHADGDDLAALQSYLRDRMWEACGRLGLVAVIHTGVWAGNYADPTTIRPTNVLPMALAHRDTRFDLFHAGTPSPADAGMVARATHNVWLNLCWSHLISPLLYGQALDLWLDFVPANRVIGFGGDYWWNVENVYGALLQAREAMAQVLARRVRAGSLTEARALHLAQRWLHDNPRDLYSL